The following are encoded in a window of Ferribacterium limneticum genomic DNA:
- a CDS encoding undecaprenyl-diphosphate phosphatase, translating into MDPILLLKALILGVVEGLTEFLPISSTGHLILAGDLLDFNDDRGKLFEIVIQSGAILAVVWEYRERLLVVARGAFSDKAAQKFILNLFVAFLPLAILGLAFGKAIKANLFNPIAVATTFILGAFVILWAEKREHTIRVQTVEEMTLLDALKMGFAQAVALIPGTSRSGATIIGGLLFGLSRKAATEFSFFLAIPTLGAATVYQLYKERALLNADDIGMWVVGFISAFVSAFLCVRWLLRFISSHDFTPFAWYRIVFGIVVLMTAHFGWVQWTAG; encoded by the coding sequence ATGGACCCGATTCTTCTCCTCAAAGCCCTCATCCTCGGCGTCGTCGAAGGGCTGACCGAATTCCTGCCGATCTCGTCGACCGGCCACCTGATTCTGGCCGGCGATCTGCTAGATTTCAACGATGATCGTGGCAAGTTGTTCGAGATCGTCATCCAGTCCGGCGCCATTCTGGCTGTCGTCTGGGAGTATCGCGAGCGTCTGCTCGTCGTGGCGCGTGGTGCCTTCAGCGACAAGGCAGCGCAGAAATTCATCCTCAACCTGTTCGTCGCCTTCCTGCCGCTGGCCATCCTCGGGCTGGCTTTCGGCAAGGCCATCAAGGCCAATCTGTTCAACCCGATTGCCGTCGCCACCACCTTCATCCTCGGCGCCTTCGTCATTCTGTGGGCCGAGAAGCGCGAGCACACCATCCGCGTCCAGACGGTTGAGGAAATGACCCTGCTCGACGCCCTGAAAATGGGCTTCGCCCAGGCCGTGGCGCTGATTCCCGGCACCTCGCGTTCCGGCGCGACGATCATCGGCGGCCTGCTCTTCGGCCTGTCGCGCAAGGCGGCGACCGAGTTTTCCTTCTTCCTCGCCATCCCGACGCTCGGCGCAGCCACCGTCTATCAGCTCTACAAGGAACGCGCCCTGCTCAACGCCGACGATATCGGCATGTGGGTGGTCGGCTTCATTTCCGCTTTTGTCTCAGCTTTCCTTTGCGTGCGCTGGCTGCTGCGCTTCATTTCCAGCCACGATTTCACGCCCTTCGCGTGGTATCGCATCGTCTTCGGCATCGTTGTCCTGATGACCGCCCACTTCGGCTGGGTGCAATGGACCGCGGGCTGA
- a CDS encoding Spy/CpxP family protein refolding chaperone — MKTTPNTHIKRFLIAASVALAIPLSAVAFSGHGDHAGCGMEAHGGPGHHMMGGNMMPPHLRALNLTEAQQDKVFEIMHAQAPVMRDKAKALRKAETDLRALTSAPDYSEAKARALADEAAKAMSEMTLARAKADRQVFEVLTPEQRKQSAETKPTERGPRGRGDGPRGAAADAAKPAGR, encoded by the coding sequence ATGAAAACTACCCCGAATACCCATATCAAACGTTTCCTGATTGCCGCCAGCGTGGCTTTGGCCATTCCGCTTTCCGCGGTGGCCTTCAGTGGTCACGGCGATCATGCAGGCTGCGGTATGGAAGCGCATGGCGGGCCGGGCCATCACATGATGGGCGGCAACATGATGCCGCCGCATCTGCGTGCCTTGAACCTGACCGAGGCGCAGCAGGACAAGGTGTTCGAGATCATGCATGCGCAAGCGCCGGTGATGCGCGACAAGGCCAAGGCCCTGCGCAAGGCCGAAACCGATCTGCGGGCGCTGACCTCTGCGCCGGATTACAGCGAAGCCAAGGCGCGCGCGCTGGCCGACGAGGCGGCGAAGGCGATGTCGGAAATGACGCTGGCGCGGGCCAAGGCTGACCGTCAGGTATTCGAGGTACTGACGCCGGAGCAGCGCAAGCAGTCGGCTGAAACGAAGCCGACAGAGCGCGGGCCGCGCGGCCGTGGCGATGGTCCGCGCGGCGCTGCGGCTGATGCTGCCAAGCCGGCCGGTCGTTAA
- a CDS encoding ABC transporter permease — MILNALLLALREIRRNLLRSFLTVLGIVIGVGAVITMVTLGNGATKMVSDQIASLGSNLLMVMPGQRLGPGRDSAGAPKFKIADIEAIQQQVNGLKVVAPVVGSPVTLVAGTQNWSSTVSGTSNDYFIAGNWKIAAGRQFSDDEERAGKAVCVIGNTVKKELFGAGNPVGSSIRVKTFDCEVIGLLVAKGQGGMGQDQDDTVLMPLRTTQRRLTGTLDIGSVMVSLKDGTDATVAIAQLRSLLRERRKLADNADDNFNVMDTKQIAETLSGTIGTMTALLGAVAAVSLLVGGIGIMNIMLVSVTERTREIGIRLAIGALENEVLWQFLIEAVVLSACGGLVGVALAFVACLGLSSLMHMPFLFNPAINLTAFGFSAAIGVIFGYVPARRAAQLDPIEALRHE, encoded by the coding sequence ATGATCCTGAACGCACTCCTGCTCGCCCTGCGCGAGATCCGCCGCAACCTGCTGCGCTCCTTTCTGACTGTGCTCGGCATCGTCATCGGCGTCGGCGCGGTGATCACCATGGTGACACTGGGCAACGGCGCAACGAAGATGGTTTCCGACCAGATTGCCAGCCTCGGCAGCAACCTGCTCATGGTCATGCCCGGCCAGCGCCTTGGCCCGGGGCGCGACAGTGCCGGCGCGCCGAAATTCAAGATCGCCGACATCGAGGCTATTCAGCAACAGGTCAATGGCCTCAAGGTTGTCGCGCCGGTCGTCGGCAGCCCCGTAACGCTGGTCGCCGGGACGCAGAACTGGTCGTCGACGGTGAGCGGCACGAGCAACGACTACTTCATCGCCGGCAACTGGAAAATCGCCGCCGGGCGGCAGTTTAGCGATGACGAGGAACGCGCCGGCAAGGCCGTCTGCGTGATCGGCAATACCGTCAAAAAAGAATTGTTTGGCGCCGGCAATCCGGTCGGCAGCAGCATCCGCGTCAAGACCTTCGACTGCGAGGTGATCGGCCTGCTCGTCGCCAAGGGCCAGGGCGGCATGGGTCAGGATCAGGACGACACGGTGCTGATGCCGCTGCGCACGACGCAACGCCGGCTGACCGGCACGCTCGACATCGGCAGTGTCATGGTCTCGCTCAAGGACGGCACCGACGCGACCGTCGCCATCGCACAGCTGCGCAGCCTGTTGCGCGAACGGCGCAAGCTGGCCGACAACGCCGACGACAATTTCAACGTGATGGACACCAAACAGATCGCCGAAACGCTCTCCGGCACCATCGGCACGATGACTGCGCTGCTCGGCGCGGTGGCTGCCGTCAGCCTGCTCGTCGGCGGCATCGGCATCATGAACATCATGCTCGTGTCGGTCACCGAACGGACCCGCGAAATCGGCATCCGGCTGGCTATCGGGGCGCTGGAAAACGAGGTGCTCTGGCAATTCCTGATCGAAGCCGTGGTGCTCTCCGCCTGCGGCGGCTTGGTCGGCGTGGCGCTGGCCTTTGTCGCCTGTCTCGGACTGTCGTCGCTGATGCACATGCCTTTCCTGTTCAACCCGGCCATCAACCTGACGGCCTTTGGCTTCTCGGCAGCGATTGGGGTGATTTTCGGCTATGTGCCGGCGCGCCGGGCGGCGCAACTCGATCCGATTGAGGCGCTGCGGCACGAGTAG
- a CDS encoding ABC transporter ATP-binding protein → MSAPLIELRAITKTYGAGQTAFQALGGVDLSIAAGEFVAVMGPSGSGKSTAMNLLGCLDTPTSGEYRFQGINVEQLDRNQRALLRRQCLGFVFQGFNLLARTSAQENVELPLLYRGEPAAVRHTAARAALAKVGLDGWETHTPAELSGGQQQRVAIARAIVTNPLVLLADEPTGNLDSKRSHEIMDLLGRLNSEQGITIIMVTHEPDMAQYARRIVHFVDGLVDSDSATEGA, encoded by the coding sequence GTGAGCGCGCCCTTGATCGAACTACGCGCCATCACCAAGACCTATGGCGCAGGCCAGACGGCTTTTCAGGCGCTGGGCGGCGTCGATCTGAGCATAGCGGCGGGTGAATTCGTGGCGGTGATGGGGCCGAGTGGCTCCGGCAAATCGACGGCGATGAACCTGCTCGGCTGCCTCGATACGCCGACCTCCGGCGAGTACCGTTTTCAGGGCATCAACGTCGAGCAGCTCGACCGCAACCAGCGGGCGCTGCTGCGTCGGCAATGTCTTGGCTTCGTCTTTCAAGGATTCAATTTGTTGGCGCGAACCTCGGCGCAGGAGAACGTCGAGCTGCCGCTGCTTTATCGCGGTGAGCCGGCTGCAGTGCGCCACACGGCGGCCCGCGCCGCTCTCGCCAAGGTCGGCCTCGACGGCTGGGAAACGCACACCCCGGCCGAGCTTTCCGGCGGCCAGCAGCAGCGTGTCGCGATTGCCCGGGCCATCGTCACCAACCCGCTCGTGCTGCTCGCCGACGAGCCGACCGGCAACCTCGACAGCAAGCGCAGCCACGAGATCATGGACCTGCTCGGGCGGCTGAACAGCGAACAGGGCATCACCATCATCATGGTCACCCACGAGCCGGACATGGCGCAGTACGCGCGGCGCATCGTGCATTTTGTCGACGGTCTGGTGGACAGTGACAGCGCGACGGAGGGGGCATGA
- a CDS encoding efflux RND transporter periplasmic adaptor subunit, with the protein MTKSTDTSSAALVALLSKNTPKGAGQRRLWLIGGGIAVVAVLWLAFSGGNGQPAGQYLTEEAAVGNLLVTASASGTLQPTKSVDVGSELSGTLSSVLVQENDVVKKGQLLAQLDTAKLKDGVAKSQAAVAAAEASVALAQATVAETSASLNRMRQVAELSGGKVPAKTELETADAARQRAIASLASARAEVVQARATLKTDETNLGKATIRSPVDGVVLTRKVEPGQTVVAAMTTPVLFVLAEDLAKMELQVKVDEADVGNVKAGQTASFTVSAWPGRKFPASIQRVGLGSTTTDNVVTYKTILQVNNDDLALRPGMTATATIVTASRDKVLLVPNAALRFTPPGEGAGAKERGIVARLMPGPPPEAPKNRPVAAKGSGDGQVWVLVDGRPQAVALKTGVSNGRQTEVLGGDLPVGAAVISDYQAAKK; encoded by the coding sequence ATGACAAAAAGTACGGATACCTCGTCGGCGGCGCTCGTCGCGCTGCTCAGCAAGAACACTCCCAAGGGCGCCGGTCAACGGCGGCTGTGGCTGATCGGCGGCGGCATTGCCGTCGTGGCCGTGCTGTGGCTGGCCTTTTCCGGCGGCAACGGCCAGCCGGCCGGCCAATACCTGACCGAGGAGGCGGCCGTCGGCAATCTGCTGGTCACCGCCTCGGCCAGCGGCACGCTGCAGCCGACCAAGTCGGTCGATGTCGGCTCCGAGCTTTCCGGCACGCTGTCCAGTGTGTTGGTGCAGGAAAACGATGTGGTCAAGAAAGGCCAGTTGCTGGCCCAGCTCGATACCGCCAAATTGAAGGATGGCGTGGCCAAATCGCAGGCCGCGGTGGCGGCGGCGGAGGCCTCGGTGGCGCTGGCGCAGGCGACGGTGGCCGAAACGTCGGCGTCGCTGAATCGCATGCGGCAGGTCGCCGAGCTTTCCGGCGGCAAGGTGCCGGCCAAGACCGAGCTGGAGACCGCCGATGCGGCCCGGCAACGGGCCATCGCCAGCCTGGCCAGCGCCCGGGCCGAGGTGGTGCAGGCGCGGGCGACGCTGAAAACGGACGAAACCAATCTTGGCAAGGCGACTATCCGTTCGCCGGTTGATGGCGTCGTGCTGACCCGCAAGGTGGAGCCGGGCCAGACCGTGGTGGCGGCGATGACGACGCCGGTGCTTTTCGTGCTGGCCGAGGATCTGGCCAAAATGGAGTTGCAGGTCAAGGTCGATGAGGCTGATGTCGGCAATGTCAAAGCGGGCCAGACGGCGAGTTTCACCGTGTCGGCCTGGCCGGGGCGCAAGTTTCCGGCGAGCATTCAGCGTGTCGGATTGGGCTCGACGACGACCGACAACGTCGTCACCTACAAGACCATTTTGCAGGTCAATAACGACGATCTTGCGCTGCGGCCGGGGATGACGGCGACGGCTACTATCGTCACGGCAAGCCGCGACAAGGTGCTGCTGGTGCCCAATGCGGCGTTGCGTTTCACGCCGCCGGGCGAGGGGGCTGGGGCGAAAGAGCGCGGCATTGTCGCCCGCCTGATGCCCGGCCCGCCACCGGAGGCGCCGAAAAATCGCCCGGTGGCAGCCAAGGGCAGCGGCGATGGGCAGGTCTGGGTGCTGGTCGATGGTCGGCCGCAGGCGGTGGCGCTGAAAACCGGCGTCAGTAACGGGCGCCAGACCGAAGTGCTGGGCGGCGATTTGCCGGTGGGTGCGGCGGTGATTTCCGACTATCAGGCGGCGAAAAAGTGA
- a CDS encoding efflux transporter outer membrane subunit — protein sequence MSFSRGPSCRLLLAVLWVVGSLSACSGLPSVGPDYQAPGWSMPSGWLAAKVGDSRPPATDSAVSGDATVNRKNSPKSQSDWWRQLGDPALDTLIASAQSGSLDLKAAQARLRQARASRAQAVSGYLPQVSASTGVSRTKNATAVNALPTRTLYDAGFDASWELDLFGGTRRAVEAASADLAASEASLENVRVSLVAEVAQNYVEWRAYQLRLAIARANLASQSETAQITEWREQAGLASSADVEQARTSREQTRASMPDLEVGMAAAENRLATLLGRQPGALHEQLLASQARPVVPPTVATGIPADVLTQRPDLIVAERTLAAETARIGQKQAARFPSLSLGGSFGWQAYSLDALGSSASLVRAASGTLAAMLFDGGKLRAAVDLQTAVQEAALVAYESAVLTALEEVENALTAHAQARNRVVAREAAAVSARNAATLSRQMYEAGLADFQKVLETQRTQLTAEDSLATAQSAVLTTLIQLYKALGGGWQSANQSDRT from the coding sequence ATGTCGTTTTCAAGAGGGCCGAGTTGTCGCCTGTTGCTTGCCGTTTTATGGGTTGTTGGCTCGCTCAGCGCCTGTTCCGGCCTGCCTTCGGTCGGGCCGGACTATCAGGCGCCAGGGTGGTCCATGCCGAGCGGTTGGCTGGCGGCCAAAGTCGGTGATTCTCGGCCGCCGGCAACGGATTCCGCCGTTTCTGGCGATGCCACGGTCAACCGGAAAAATAGCCCAAAATCGCAAAGTGACTGGTGGCGGCAACTGGGCGATCCGGCGCTTGATACCCTGATCGCCTCCGCCCAATCCGGCAGCCTCGATCTCAAGGCAGCGCAGGCTCGCTTGCGGCAGGCGCGAGCCAGTCGGGCGCAGGCGGTGAGCGGCTATTTACCGCAAGTGTCGGCGTCGACGGGCGTTAGCCGGACAAAGAACGCCACGGCCGTCAATGCCCTGCCGACGCGTACGTTGTACGACGCCGGATTCGACGCCAGTTGGGAACTCGATCTTTTCGGCGGCACGCGGCGGGCGGTCGAGGCGGCGAGTGCCGATCTGGCGGCGAGCGAGGCCAGTCTGGAAAACGTCCGGGTTTCGCTGGTTGCCGAGGTGGCGCAGAACTACGTTGAGTGGCGCGCTTACCAGTTGCGGCTGGCGATTGCTCGGGCCAATCTGGCCAGCCAAAGCGAAACGGCGCAGATCACCGAATGGCGCGAGCAGGCCGGGCTGGCCAGTAGCGCCGATGTCGAGCAGGCGCGGACCAGCCGCGAGCAAACGCGGGCCAGCATGCCGGACCTTGAGGTCGGGATGGCGGCGGCGGAAAACCGGCTGGCCACCTTGCTCGGCCGGCAACCCGGCGCCCTGCATGAACAATTGCTGGCCTCGCAGGCCCGGCCGGTCGTGCCACCGACGGTGGCGACCGGCATCCCGGCCGATGTGTTGACCCAGCGACCTGATCTGATCGTTGCCGAGCGCACGCTGGCGGCGGAAACGGCGCGCATCGGGCAGAAGCAGGCGGCGCGCTTTCCCAGTCTGTCGCTCGGTGGCTCGTTCGGCTGGCAGGCTTACAGCCTCGACGCGCTGGGCAGCAGCGCCAGCTTGGTGCGGGCGGCGAGCGGCACTTTGGCGGCCATGCTGTTCGATGGCGGCAAGCTGCGCGCTGCCGTGGATTTGCAGACGGCGGTGCAGGAAGCGGCGCTGGTGGCCTACGAGAGCGCTGTGTTGACCGCGCTGGAAGAGGTCGAAAACGCGCTGACTGCCCACGCGCAGGCCCGCAACCGGGTGGTCGCCCGGGAAGCGGCGGCCGTTTCGGCGCGCAACGCGGCGACCTTGAGCCGACAGATGTACGAAGCCGGCCTCGCCGACTTCCAGAAAGTGCTGGAAACCCAGCGCACCCAATTGACGGCCGAAGACTCTCTGGCCACCGCCCAGTCGGCCGTGCTGACCACGCTGATCCAGCTCTACAAGGCGCTCGGCGGCGGCTGGCAGTCGGCCAATCAAAGTGATCGAACATGA
- a CDS encoding Spy/CpxP family protein refolding chaperone gives MNFPKLSLKRFLVAAAISLVVPLAALGVGQRVGSCGAGPATESGKMPPYLRQLDLSEAQRDRVFEIMHGQAPAMRVKVKAVRNAEESLRRLVLSTEYTEPKARALSDDAAKATAELALARAMAERQVYEVLSAEQRSQLAKLKAAGKVPMDGRGGERRPPPGD, from the coding sequence GTGAATTTTCCCAAATTGAGTTTGAAGCGCTTTCTGGTGGCGGCGGCGATTTCGCTGGTCGTGCCGTTGGCGGCCCTAGGGGTTGGCCAGCGGGTTGGCAGTTGCGGTGCTGGGCCGGCTACGGAATCGGGAAAGATGCCGCCGTATTTGCGCCAGCTGGATTTGAGCGAGGCACAGCGCGACCGGGTTTTCGAGATCATGCACGGGCAGGCGCCGGCCATGCGCGTGAAGGTGAAGGCAGTGCGCAATGCCGAGGAGTCGCTGCGCAGGCTGGTGTTGTCGACTGAATATACCGAGCCGAAGGCGCGCGCGTTGTCGGATGATGCGGCCAAGGCGACGGCAGAGCTGGCGTTGGCGCGGGCCATGGCCGAGCGACAGGTTTATGAGGTGCTGAGCGCCGAGCAGCGCAGCCAGTTGGCCAAGTTGAAGGCCGCCGGCAAGGTGCCTATGGACGGGCGCGGTGGTGAGCGCCGTCCGCCTCCCGGCGATTAA